In Bradyrhizobium sp. 1(2017), one DNA window encodes the following:
- a CDS encoding formate/nitrite transporter family protein: MAESPPSPQVPIFNLEAYSPAEIKEAVERVGVKKATLPFLTSFMLAIVAGGGIGFGAVYYTIVASDPTFSFATVRVVGGLAFTLGLVLVLVGGAELFTGNNLIVMAWASGKVSTRTMLRNWTIVWLGNLLGALGLVVLVYFSHHLDMNDGRIGLSVLNTAAGKIRPDMATLFFKGVLCNVLVCAAVWLAYAGRSVTDKMVAVVLPISAFIAAGFEHCVANMYFLPLAWLLVQTGHAPANFDASLITISGIFHNLVPVTLGNIVGGAGLVGAVYWVIYRATFGASHRDEK, translated from the coding sequence ATGGCCGAATCGCCGCCCTCGCCACAGGTCCCCATCTTCAATCTGGAGGCCTACAGCCCTGCGGAGATCAAGGAAGCTGTCGAAAGGGTCGGCGTGAAGAAGGCCACTCTGCCCTTTCTCACGTCCTTCATGCTGGCCATCGTTGCCGGCGGCGGCATCGGCTTTGGCGCGGTCTACTATACCATCGTTGCAAGCGATCCCACGTTCAGCTTTGCCACCGTGCGCGTCGTCGGAGGGCTCGCTTTCACTCTCGGGCTGGTCCTCGTTCTTGTCGGCGGAGCCGAGCTATTCACGGGCAACAATTTGATCGTGATGGCCTGGGCCAGCGGCAAGGTTTCGACCCGCACGATGCTGCGCAACTGGACTATCGTCTGGCTGGGAAACCTGTTGGGAGCGCTTGGGCTCGTTGTCCTGGTCTACTTCTCGCATCATCTGGACATGAATGATGGCCGCATCGGCTTGTCGGTCCTGAACACGGCAGCGGGAAAGATTCGGCCTGATATGGCGACGCTATTTTTCAAGGGCGTCCTGTGCAACGTGCTCGTGTGCGCGGCAGTCTGGCTCGCCTATGCGGGCCGATCGGTCACCGACAAGATGGTTGCCGTCGTATTGCCGATCTCGGCATTCATAGCAGCCGGCTTCGAACATTGCGTTGCCAACATGTATTTCCTGCCGTTGGCGTGGCTGCTGGTCCAGACGGGTCACGCTCCGGCAAATTTCGACGCGTCGCTCATCACCATTTCCGGCATATTCCACAATCTCGTGCCGGTAACGCTGGGCAACATCGTGGGCGGTGCCGGCCTTGTCGGCGCCGTCTACTGGGTAATCTATCGAGCAACTTTCGGCGCGTCGCATCGAGACGAAAAGTAA